ctgcAGGCCAACAGAGATGCGGTGCTGAGCAGGATCCCAGAGCATAACAGCGACCGCATCATCAGCCTGCAGAGTGCCTCTGTGGTCTACGACTTGCTGACCATCGCCCTGGGGCGACGGGGACAGTACGAGTGGCTCTCTGAGGTGAGGACATACACATACTGGatgtatacacaaacacacagaccctTATCCTACACTTACACACACCTAACCGCCCAATCAGTAACCGTGGGAACACCCGAGAAGACCCACGAAGACCAATCATGGCCTATAGTTGCCCCGGTAACCGAAGCTGCCACTCTCCGTCTCTGGAGCCAGGAGCCTTCCTGCAGTCCGGTCGATGGCTGAATGGATCTGATCTCATTGATCTGGAGATCTTAagttcatccctccatcccccagcgctgcgcttttctctctctctctctctctctctct
This portion of the Oncorhynchus nerka isolate Pitt River unplaced genomic scaffold, Oner_Uvic_2.0 unplaced_scaffold_10393, whole genome shotgun sequence genome encodes:
- the LOC115138821 gene encoding tetratricopeptide repeat protein 7B-like is translated as NLTQGVGRFREILRAVETRTTQNLRMTIAKQLAEILLRGMCEQSYWSSLEDPPSKSQLDEPLLRQGAPYLKDYALSRRPRVYSGENLFCPQENTEEALLLLLISESMANRDAVLSRIPEHNSDRIISLQSASVVYDLLTIALGRRGQYEWLSEVRTYTYWMYTQTHRPLSYTYTHLTAQSVTVGTPEKTHEDQSWPIVAPVTEAATLRLWSQEPSCSPVDG